The Cucumis melo cultivar AY chromosome 5, USDA_Cmelo_AY_1.0, whole genome shotgun sequence genome has a segment encoding these proteins:
- the LOC103493368 gene encoding RING-H2 finger protein ATL56, whose amino-acid sequence MPFQHSAAVSGDPLPHPPPPPKPETQLLSLLLKIAIMILLTTLFFVFLGLATALLLIHLCVASALHRRRRFHSRRSQYSDSSSGFSHRDLKKLLQFRFSNWVNPHSQIDCSICLDGFRKGQWCRRLGGCGHVYHRKCIDSWLVRVSACPLCRRCVRLDMEEHEIDCVSSRNFELFYAL is encoded by the coding sequence ATGCCCTTTCAACATTCTGCCGCCGTGAGCGGCGACCCACTTCCCCACCCACCTCCACCGCCTAAGCCTGAAACTCAACTCCTTTCTCTGCTTCTCAAAATCGCCATCATGATTCTCTTAACCACTCTCTTCTTCGTCTTCCTCGGCCTCGCCACCGCCCTACTCCTTATCCACCTCTGCGTCGCTAGTGCCCTCCATCGCCGTCGCCGATTCCACAGTCGACGTTCCCAATACTCCGATTCCTCATCTGGGTTCTCCCATCGTGACCTCAAAAAGCTTCTCCAGTTCCGATTCTCCAATTGGGTCAATCCCCATTCTCAAATTGACTGCTCTATTTGTCTTGATGGGTTTAGAAAAGGTCAGTGGTGTAGGAGACTTGGTGGGTGTGGACATGTTTATCACCGGAAGTGTATTGATTCGTGGTTAGTTAGGGTTTCTGCTTGTCCTCTTTGCCGACGATGTGTTCGGTTGGATATGGAAGAACATGAAATTGATTGCGTAAGTTCTCGGAACTTTGAGCTTTTTTATGCTCTGTAA
- the LOC103499273 gene encoding uncharacterized protein LOC103499273, translating into MVWMKLEVRILRITIIFIPKEQMSVVLRYVDEGHVNERFIEIIHVNNTSALSLKEVIDGFFSQHGLSIANLREQGYYGASNMQVNVIGASAKRRDILREKHNMKIFEALNNGEISSGRGLNQEIMIKKLGDTRWGSHYNTLTSLVTMFSSVVDVLETIVDSGSNSEQKYEAQILTTSILSFDFVFNMHLMKNILGITNDLSQVLQRKDEDIVNAMNLVNICKGRLQAMRESGWDSLLKRVSYFCNSHDIEVLKMDAMFLVRVRKSRKSQLITNLHHYRVEVFYTVIDMQLQELNNRSTESSTELLLSIELSMPKDQLQNYIIDMRSEFVELKSIGGLAVKMVVTKRDKVYPLVYRLLTLTLILPVVTATVQRTFSAMNILKTRLRN; encoded by the exons ATGGTATGGATGAAA TTAGAGGTTCGAATCTTACGAattacaattatttttattcCAAAAGAGCAGATGTCAGTTGTATTACGATATGTGGATGAAGGTCATGTGAATGAACGATTTATTGAAATCATCCATGTCAATAATACAAGTGCCCTATCACTTAAGGAAGTTATTGATGGTTTTTTCTCTCAACATGGGTTGAGTATTGCTAATTTGCGAGAGCAAGGATATTATGGAGCAAGTAATATGCAAG TGAATGTTATTGGAGCATCAGCGAAACGTCGAGATATTCTACGAGAGAAACATAACATGAAAATTTTTGAAGCTTTAAATAATGGTGAAATATCAAGTGGACGAGGATTAAATCAAGAGATAATGATTAAAAAACTAGGAGATACTCGATGGGGATCACATTACAACACTTTAACGAGTTTAGTTACAATGTTCTCTTCAGTAGTTGATGTGCTTGAGACAATTGTGGACAGTGGATCAAATTCAGAACAAAAATATGAAGCACAGATTCTAACAACTTCAATCTTGTCATTTGACTTTGTTTTCAATATGCATCTCATGAAAAATATATTGGGAATCACAAATGACTTGTCTCAAGTCTTACAAAGAAAAGATGAGGATATTGTGAATGCAATGAATTTAGTCAACATTTGTAAAGGTAGACTGCAAGCAATGAGAGAATCTGGTTgggattcattattgaaaagaGTTTCTTATTTCTGCAATAGTCATGATATTGAAGTTCTTAAAATGGATGCTATGTTTTTAGTTCGAGTACGAAAAAGTCGAAAATCTCAACTAATTACAAATTTGCATCATTATCGTGTTGAAGTCTTCTATACTGTCATTGATATGCAACTTCAAGAGTTGAATAATCGTTCTACTGAATCAAGTACTGAATTGCTTCTCT CTATTGAACTCTCTATGCCTAAGGATcaacttcaaaattacattattgaTATGCGTTCAGagtttgttgaactaaaaagcATTGGTGGTCTTGCAGTGAAAATGGTCGTTACGAAAAGAGATAAGGTCTACCCTTTAGTTTATCGGTTGCTCACATTGACGTTGATTTTACCAGTTGTAACAGCTACTGTACAGAGAACATTTTCTGCTATGAATATTTTGAAGACTCGACTGCGCAATTGA